The genomic stretch TTCCTTCTTCAAACATCTTTTTCACTTGGATTCTAGGACTCGACATACTGGTTTTCTGGCTGCTTCTTCTCATGTCCTCGCCTGATTCTTCATTTTCCCTAACTTCAGAGTGCTCCAGAACCCAGCCTTTGGATTCCCTCTCCATCTATGCCCACTTTCTTATGGTGATCTTATTCAGTCTTAGGCTTTAAGAAACATCCATTTGCTGATAACTCTTCCCTGAATTCCAGACTCAAATATTCAGTTATTCTACCTATCTAATTGGAGGTCTAATAAGTATCTCAAAATTAACATATCCAAATCCAAACTTTTAATGTTCCTCTCCAAAACCCACCCTAGCTGCTCTCTTCTCCATCACTGTTATTGGCAACTCCATCCTTctagttgctcaggccaaaaaccaTAGAGTCACCCTTGACTTCTCCTTTGCTCTCTCCCCATATCCTTAGCAAAATCCTGTTGACTTTGCCTTCAGAATATATCCAGAGTACAGTAATAACTTACTCCCTCTACTACCAAacccaccatcatctcttgcttgGATTATTTCAGTAGCGTCTTTACTAGTCTCCTTGTTTTTGCCTTGACCCTTTACAGTCTATTTTCAGCACTGAAGCCAGAGAAATCCTGTTAAAACATGAGTCACAGCACATTACtactctgctcaaaaccctgcaACAGCTTCCATTTCACTGATTAAAAGCCAGAGTCTACAGTGGCCTGAAAGGCCCTGCATTGTCTGTTGTCTTCTTTGCCTCTTTATCTTTACCTCCTTCACTTTGAAAGATTGCACAGTGTAGTGCTTAGAAGCAAGTACTTTAGAACTGACTGCCTCggttcagatcccagctctgacatttactagctgtgtgaccttgggaaagttctTAAATTTTGtcccttggttttctcatctgtaaaatgagattaataAGAGTATCTACCTTATAGGGATGTTAATAAGAGTACCTACCTGATAGAGTTGTTATGAGAGTCAATATTGTAAATTATTTAGAATAGTGTTTGGCATATTGTATTAACAGACTTCAAGCTCTGGTCTAGATGAGCGTTTTTTTCTCTGTGGTAGTGCTGATATGGTATAGAAAttagttttgaatttatttctgggAAAGACAGGTCTGGAAGAAAGTGTAGTAACAGGTAAGTCACAGAATCAAAGTTTAATCCCACCTTGGCCATTTACCTGAAATGTGACCTGGGATAGGTTATGTAACTTCTCTGAGTTTTAGAGGTGTTATTTGTAAATAATGACAATAACTACTACTTATTGATCTTTGACAGTATGTGCTGTGTTAACTTCTctacatatattttcttattcaaTATTCAGTAAGAACCTTATGAGATATAGGTATCTTAACATGGAAAAAAACTGAAGTTTAGAGAGGTTAGGTAAAAGTGGGTTATATTTTAAGATCAAATTTAAATGCAATAACTTGCAGTATCCCAGGCACATattaggtgtttaataaatagcAGCTAGCATTATTATGATCACTAACGTTTTcttgatataaaattatttatgtaatCGAGCCTAAAAAAAGATTCATTTGCTCTGGGAATATTTTGTTGTGTATTTACTGTGGCCTTGTGTAGTGCTAAATGCTAGGGATATGAGAGGGAACAAAACATATGGTCCCAGCCCTTAGGGAACTCACCTGTGAGTGTAGTAGACAGACATAAACATTTACACTTCAGTCTGAGAAGTGCTATGATGGGGCAAGAATATGGTGCTTTGGGAGTCAGGGAAgatttacaaaaagaaatgccttcaaagcTGGTACCTGAAGGAGCTGGAGGTGAGggtgagaggaaaggaagagggagcAGTGATTAAGAAGGCGTGGAGGGGAGAGAGTACCTGCTGcatttaaggaaatgaaagtagTTTCATGTGTAAAGGTTTTAGGAAAAGTGTAGTGATGACACTGGAGAGGTGGACACTTGCTATATTCTGTAAGGCTTTTTAAGCCCCACTATAAGAATTTGAGCTTAATCTTTAGGGCATTGGAATGCCTCTGAAAGGTTTTTGCCCAGCAGTGATGTGATATCACTTTAGCTGAAATGTGGGGGAATAAAAACAATAGCTTTAaccacattatctcatttaatccttacaccaGCACTCTGAGGTAGGCATTATTATCtcgattttacagatgaagaaattgagactgGGAGGGTTTACTTCGCTCACACAAAGTCAAATAGGAAGTGGAGCCATGGGCTCATGTGTCTCTTGACTCTAGAGCTGAATTGTACTGCCTCCAGATAGTAATGGTTTGTTGTGACCTGCTTTATGTTTAATATGTGGAAATTTTTCATCCATTCTTATAGTAGTATCAGCATACTCTGTCATGGTTTACAAAAATTTCAcagccattatttcatttaatctccacGAAAACTGTGAATTAGTtgatgttatccccattttactgatatgAAAACTGCGGTTTGGGAGGTTAAATGACTATCTAAGTTCCCACCCACCTAGAAAGTGGTAGAGCTGAGTCTTGAACACCAGGCTGATGATAGAGGAAGGATTTTTTTGTGTGGGTACTTTGTGAGGATGCCACACTTCTTTTTTGGGTCTGTGCCCTTTGTTCATTGTGTGAATGTTTATAAGGCTCGTTCCTTCCAGGTTTTGGAGATCACATTCATTGGAGGACACTAGAAGACGGGAAGAAAGAAGCAGCTGCCAGGTAAAAGACATGGTTTGAGGCCATTTGTGGGTGTAAAATACTTTCCAGCCATCAATTTAGCATTAATTTCAAGTGAAGGGTTATGCCAAGGCAAAGTGAGAACCGAGTAGTTGCCTGATAACAACAATGCTAGCCAAGATCTATTAAGAGCTTACTACACACTGGGCATTTATCTAAGCCTTTTATATGAACTAACTAATTTATTAATTCTCACAATTCTTTAAAGAATTGTACTGCTATCTTCGTTTTAGAAGATaagaaaactaagacacagagcagttaagtaacttgcccaagttcacacagctagtacTAGTGGCAAACCCTAGAATTCAGGAGCAGGCACTCTAGCTGCAGAACCTGCCCTCTCAACCAAATTACCATATTGTTTAATAGTCTCCAATTGAATTGGTTTAGCCTGTGTACAGACAACTCCTAAAAAGGAAGAATACAAGGCAAAGCAAGACAAGGAAGGCTTTTTGAGAATTTAGGTTCCAAGTTACGGGTATGATGTTTCCGCTAACAATTTGATAATGGGATGAAATGAAATGTCTatgacttctttaaaaaaatttttattgtggtaatatatgtacaacacaaaatttcctattttaaccactttcatgagAACAGTTCAGTGAAagtaattacattcataatattgtggtACCATTGCCACAATCCGTTACCAAAATTtttaccctaaacagaaactctatacccattaatcaataacttttcatttccattcccTGCCCCAACTCCTGGTAAACTGTAATCTATTTcctgtctctatgtatttgctgattctaggtatttcatataagtggaatcataatatttgtccttttgtttctggtttatttcactcaacatgatgtcttcaaggtttatccattttGTATCTCTCcctttttaaagttaattaattaattaattgtttattttattttgtgtttatgcCTTTTTGACTTTTGGGTAAGAGTGATCGGTCCATGAGGTCTCTTTTGCTAACATTTTGGATGTTTGTCTCTCAACATCATTAttctctctttgccactgaaTATTGGGAAACTGGTGAAGTGAACCATGCCTCAAGTTTGGGTAAAAAAGCTGTTGACTGCTGTGGCATCTAACAGGATAAATACTCATAATGCTGTCTCTCTGTTCCTGCCTGTTAGTGTTGGGCCACAGGAATGAGGCTAAAATGAGGACATAGGATGTGatgcttttcttctcttcctttagtTCCCTTTATCCCTTCAGATGGTCTTTAATATTTGAGACACGGTCTTCTTAGAATCTCTAACTCTGTTAATGGCTCCTGGATTTTAAACACATAGAAGCTCATAAAAGCCATTTTCAACTGATCTAAAATTGTCAAGTTCCTAAATCATTGTTTCACTATAAATTTGAAAAGCTTCAAGTCTGTCGCATCGAGCGTATCAGTCAAATACCAGACATTCTCTAATgagaattcattcatttagcaaatattcagATAGGGTCTACTGTGTGTAAGACACCTTGTCAGGAGTTGTGAGAGATTAAAAGATAACTAAGATATAAGTCTCAGTCCTCAATCCTTATAAGTCATTGCAATAAGACTAAGTTAGACTATGATATGTGTCACAGGAGGGGGAAAAGTAAAGTGCTGTGGGAATTTGAAGGAGAGAGTGTACCCACAGCTGGTAAGATCAGGTGAACCCATATGCTTCTCCGTGTTTCTTACTCTATATCTGAAGCCTCTGGCATTCTTAGGTTTTGCTAATTTTCTGTTCCAGgctatttcttcaaagaaaattaaagtaagtTATAcggcaactaaaaaaatgaatgaagattcATATAGACCAAATCTTACCAACTGAGGGCTTTAGTTGTTTTCCTTTCCACAGAGAGGCAGGAATCCCAAACTTTCTGTTAAACAGATAGCATGTTCAAATGTTTGGCTTGAGAACTGGTGAAGAAGCAAGATCGATAATGATAgtattgttaataataataaaaattattatttttgagcACTTAATATATGACAGGCACTGTGCAAACTAAGttaaatgcattatctcatttaattatctTAACATCACTTACAGACTGCAGTATACTCCACAGGAGACCCTGGCACTCCAGGCCAGGGTGGGGATCAAAGAGCAAGCACAGAGCCAGGAATGGGCTTGGGCTGCGGGCTTACCCTCCTCAGCCTGGAACCTGCCGTGGAATTGTacaataaagcatttttattcCTTAGAAAAACCCCATATTTTGCAGAGGAGGAGACTTAGCATCAGATAAGTGATAGAATATGCTCTCAATCACCCAGATAATAAATGGTAAGGGTTGGGAATCAAAGAATGCCATTCTTAAGTCTCCAGTGTCCATGTGTTTAACCTTCATGCTGCCACCCTATAATTGTCAATCATAgacatttggatattttaattgaaaatgagTTTGGAGAAAATTTCTTTATTGGCTTTAGAAGGTAGTTATGTTAATATTCTGTTTAGTCTGTGTAGACAGAGCTATCAGGATGTTGGCTTATAGCAGATTTATAAAATGTAGATTCACACAATTCAGTCCACAGTTACTCAGTGCTTACTGTATACTGTTTattgttattatattattatatatattaccttgtatatattatattattatgttAGGTAGTACCATACTATCACTACTAATAGAAATAATCATAACAATAACTAACATGTACTCAGTGCTTATTCTGCTAAGCACTGGTCTAAGCATTTAACATGTATTAactgatttaatcctcacaacaacctatgAATTTGGTACAGCCTATGAAGAActgttattttatagataaggaagttGAGGCACAGAAGGGTTAAATAACTTAACTTGCTCTTAgtaacacagctagtaagtggcagagacatgacttgaatattttctattataCTGTACTGGAGAGATAAAATGATCTCTTCCACTCCAAAATATGTGCAGTTACCTTAATACATATTCACACAGGCACTTGTTTCTGCATCTACCAAACTATAGAGCTTGTTGTTCTTAGAATTGGTCCTACGATTTCACGGCCTTGGGTCTTACACCTTCCACAGAAGTAGGGTTGTCAAATTTAGCAAATAAAGTTAAAGGAcacctagttaaatttgaatttcaggttaACAGCAAATAATTAATTGTTTAAGTATGTCCTATGCAATATTTTTAGTATAAATGAGtttcatgcaatatttgggacacacatactaaaaaaaaattacctgaaattaaaatttaactgggcatcctctTTTATCTCACAACCCTACCCTGAAGAAAAATTGCTATTACTCTTCCAAGTTCTAAATCAGTCTACTGACTTTTCCTGTTTAGACCCTTGGTCTCCTAGAGGGGAACGGTTTCATATTCATCTCTGTACCTCCAGCCATGAAGACGTTGAAtgattgaaataatttttgaataaatatttactgagagtcCCTGGGTGAAATAGGTGAAGGAAAACTAGCATTTATCAATTGGCTTCTATATTCTAAATGTAGTGCTAATTGTTTTGCAATATTTAATGCTCACTAAAGCCCCATTAATAAATGGATGGGGATAGTCTTTGGGTGCGAGGAGATCACAGCTTCCAGGGGCCTATAACATTTCACATAAATAACTGCGGCACAAAACGGAAAGCAGAGGCTGCCGTTACAGGCTCTGCGTCTCCTTGAGGAAACTGGACTTAGGCCTAGTCGGCGCATAACTCCCGTTTCCATAACGACAAGAGATCCTGCAAGAGTCATGGGAAGCAGGAAGTGCAGTTTGCATTTCCGGTTTATTCTGGTGACTCAAGACAATCCGGAAGTTGATGCGGCGCGGTCGTAAATGGCCGCGTCCTGGGAGAATGCCGCTCGTGGTATTTTGCGGGCTGCCGCATAGCGGCAGGAGCCGGCGCGCGGAGGAGCTGTGCGGGGTATTAGCTGCCGAGGGCCGCGAGGTATACATCGTGGACGACGCAGCGGTGCTGGGCGCAGAGGACGCGACAGTGTACGGCGATTCTGCCCGTGAGAAGGCGTTGCGTGGGGCCTTGCGAGCTGCTGTAGAGCGCCGCTTGAATCGCCACGTTGTGGTCATCCTCGACTCGCTTAACTACATCAAGGGCTTCCGCTACGAGCTTTACTGCTTGGCGCGGGCGGCGCGCACACCGCTCTGCCTAGTCCACTGCCTGCGGCCCGGAGCTCAGAACCGGGGGCATCATCAGACCGGCGCGGAGGAGAGCGAGGGCCGGAACGTCAGTGTGAGTTGGCGGCCATGCGCTGAGGAGGGCGGGAGACCTAAGGTGACGGGCACCGGTGTTTTCAGGGAACCACAAGCAGTGGTCTCCGAAGTAAATGGGAGACCCCGAGCCGAGGTTCCCAGAAAGCTGGAGCCGGAGGAAACCTGGGGCCCTGATTTTCCAGCTCTCGTGGCTCCGGAATCCGAGAAATCTGCAGAACGTGTGTCTAGTGCCTTTTACCCTCCCGAACTTCTGGAGGCCCTAAAACTGCGCTTCGAGGCTCCCGATTCTCGGAACCGCTGGGACCGGCCCCTTTTCACCTTGGTGAGCTTAGAAGAGCCCTTGCCCCTGGCGGAGATCCGGGCTGCCCTGTTTGAGAATCGGGCCCCTCCACCCCATCAGTCTACACAGTCCCAGCCCCTCGCCTCCGGCAGTTTTCTTCACCAGTTGGACCAGGTCACGAGCCAAGTATTGGCAGGATTATTGGAAGCGCAGAAGAGTGCTGTCCCTGGGGACTTACTCTCGCTTCCTGGCACCACGGAGCACCTGCGGTTTACCCGGCCCCTGACCATGGCAGAACTGAGCCGCCTTCGTCGCCAGTTTATTTCCTACACCAAAATGCATCCTAACAATGAGAACTTGCCACAATTGGCCAACATGTTTCTGCAGTACCTGAGCCAGAGCCTGCAGTAACCAGACGGGCTAGGGAGAAAGCCTCTCTAACCTCCACTGCTCTCTCTTTCACTGGAATAGTCTGAAGGTCTGTGTGTGGCACTAGAGCATACTGATGTGTGGTACTAGAGTTATTGTGACTGATTCACTCAAACTTTCTGAATGCTTCTGTGCCAGACCTGGAGTTTACAACACAAGTTGAGACTAGAGAGAATGGAGAACTGGCTTGAAAGATCCTGGCAAATTCCTCCAGACCACAGGTGGACAGCAGATCCTTAGATTGGATTCTACTTGGGATGTCACACACCATTGATTGAGAGTTGTGGAAGAGCAGACTGCATGGAtagattgtttttaaataattgtgaAAAGAAATGTGAAGATGGCATAGTCCTGCATCTGCGGTGGTCTTCTTTCAtagcacaaaaattaattttgagtaTTGTACCTGCTTTGTGCTAGTCTCTGTCCTGCACACTGGGGTCACAGATGAATCCATTTGTTACTGTCCTTGGGACGCTCTGCTATTGGTAGAGGTAAAAGACTTATTTACTATGttattttctctaataaaatattttaaaagaagagtcTGCTGGCATCCTTGCTTCTTACTTTacacaacttattttttttttcattttatttattgatttatttttaaacttatttaaaaattttatatataagctAGGATGATCTGTTGTAATCAAATGATTcggcttttttttttacaaaacaaattgtacatttgattgttcacagtaccattacatagttgtacattcatcacctaaatcaatccctgacaccttcattagcacacacacaaaaataacaagaatactaattaaagtgaaaaagagcaattgaagtaaaaaagaacactgggtacctttgtctgtttgtttccttctcctatttttctactcatccatccataaactagacaaagtggagtgtggtccttatggctttcccaatcccattgtcacccctcataagctacatttttatacaattgtcttcgagattcatgggttctgggttgtagtttgatagtttcaggtatccaccaccagctaccccaattctttagaacctgaaaagggttgtctaaagtgtgcgtaagagtgcccaccagagtgacctctcggctccttttggaatctctctgccactgaagcttatttcatttcctttcacatcccccttttggtcaagaagatgttcttcgtcccacgatgccaggtctacattcctctccgggagtcatattccacgttgccagggagattcactcccctgggtgtctgttcccacgtagtggggagggcagtgatttcacctttcaagttggcttagctagagagagagggccacatctgagcaacaaagaggcattcgggaggaggctcttagacacaattatagggaagcctagcctctcctttacacaACTTATTAATGTAGGATTTTAGATACACATGTATTATGGTAGGTACCTACTATTTACCAGTGCTTCTTATTTTCAAAGATGATTTATATACAGTCTTTGCCctgtatttgaggaaataatactTTAGTGAGAAATACAGACAATTTGTAAACAGATGATTATAGGGTGAAAAGGGCTGGTGGTCAGAGAATGATGACAATATGCTTTGGGACCCAGAGGAGGGAAGGAATATCTAGCTGCTGAGAGAAGATGGTCTtgggaaggcttcacagaggtgTTAACATTTGAATTGTCACTCTAGAAAAGAGTCAACAGATGtgttctgtaaagggccaaatagtaaatgtTTTAAGTTTTGTGGGCCATATATTCGGTCATAACTAATTGACTTTGCTGCTGTAGTTCGAAAGTACCCAGAGACAGTAAACATTTAGATAAGTGGATGTGTTTCAGTGGACACTGAGATGtgaattaaatttcattttaacattTCACAAAATGCTAaactttatatttgtttttcaaccatttaaaaatgtaaaactcacAGGCCCTGCAGAAACAGGTAGGCGTGCTAGATTTGGCCTGAAGGCTGTAacttgctgacccctgctctaggaggatgaataggagtttaccagggagaaaagagagagcaaggcATTCTAAACTTCTTTGTAAGTACATGGAGCTGTTAAAAGGTGGGATAGATGAGCTGTCTTGGTTGAGTGTGTTGCTTGCTGATCAGGCAGTCTGGACCATCTCGTTGTCTCTGATATACCAGTGGCTTCCTGGGGGAGATGGAGGTTTGGAGTAGGCAATCTCTAAGGCCCTCTCCAGCCTTCATTTTCCAGTTGTAAGCTGGTTGATATTGGTTGAGTTGGATTTAAGCCTATGGATTCCAGATTGCCATTCTAAATTAAAGTAGACAATAGTGGTCAGGAAGAACATTGGTTTCAGAGTCAGACTTCTCAGCTAGTAAGTGGAAGAACCTAGATTCTATGTGACTGAATAATCTCTTGGGAggctcagtgttttcatttctattacgAGAACACTAATAGTGCCTACCATTAGGGTCGTGAGGATTTAAATGATACATACAAATCATGTAGAACATCTGTCACATAGTAAATGTCCAACACAGTTTGTCTCTTACTATGGTCATTTTGATCCTACTTACCTAAACTGGCCCTGCTCATTTGTTTACAAGCTCTTACGGATGGTGGGGGCACAAATCCATCCCAGATTTATAGTAGACCTAAGGTGAGGCAGTTGAATGATTCATTTGACACTTATTAAATGAGTTTGTTTATGTATATTTAGAATGATGTCTGGTATATAGTAAGTCCTGTAAGAATGTTTACTATTGATAATATTCTGTTTGCTAGGTAAAGGGGATATAGAGACAGTTCCCTCAGGGAGCTCCAAGTCTAGGGGGGAAAGATGGGTAAATAATAGATATAGATTGATATGGCAAGTACAGCAATAGTTATAATACATAGTGATACGGTGATACAAGGGGTTACGGGTTGTGTGATGGAGAAACGCAGTGGCTGCACACACAGGGACCTACAAGTTGGCATTTGAGCCTTAAGGGTTTAATAGCTTCATCTGGCCATGACTGGTTAAGGTGGGTTATGTTgctcattatttaaaaacaacaaactccctatttataaaaattaattgtagaaagtggaaaaaaaaagggggaaaatccATAATCTCATCATCCATACATAACTGCTGTGTTTTGACACATTTCCTTTTGGGCTCTTTCCTCTGTATTCATATAATTGAAATGAGACAATTagataataatttaatatattttttatttaacattatacCAATGAAAATTTTTCGTTAACATTTTTAGTGATTATAATACCACATTTGGAAATACTGtaatttgatattttcttctattccacAATCTTCTCTCCATAGCTTTAAAGCTCAAATTTGCAGAATTTACAGAAATTTTGGAATTTACCAATAATTTTGTTATGTAATAATGTACTATTACTGAGTATTTAGATTGTATTAAGATTTTCCCAATGGCAAGCATACTACATGAGCTTCCTTGTACATAAATCTTGGTCTCCATAAACTGAAATAGAATTACTagacttaatttttttgttttgtttttaagtggaTTGCCCCTGATGGTGATTATCCATAAATCCTGGTGTGGAGCTTGTAAAGGTAAGTGCAAGTGTTCaatctaaaattaaatttcagaagTGTTCTCAAATACTAATGTTTAACAGATGTTAGCACTGACTCTGACCCAGCACTTCTGATTGCTTTAAGGGatactaaagaaaaatatgacaaattagCTGCCTTCAAgaaatttacaattttatttgtaGGGGGTTATACTGGGAggcaattaagatacagttgcaTAGAGTATGAAATGAAGTGCTAAAATATGTTGTATGGGCAATAAGTATTAGAGGACATTGAAACAGACATGAGAAGTAATCAGAGAAATCTTAACCAAGTTAGAATCCAAGGTTATCTGAGTCTGATGCATGTGTTCTTTCTGCTACACTATCCTGCCACTAACTTAGCcaggttttttcttttgtttggtttgttgCACTTAATAAAATCCTAGTTGGTAAAGGAGTGTAAAACTAGTGTAAATAGTGTAATATGTATAAATGGTAGATTGTTTTTACTCTGTTGTCTATTCTTCAACAGAAGATACTGAACTGTGGCTATAAAATgcaaatagtaattttttttttaatttgtatgcattatctttaatttaataaatgagGTAAAAGCTTCAAAGAAATGAAGTAAGTCACTCAAGGTCACATTACTCTGTGAGAAAGTGGCAGAAGCAGAACCAGAATCCAAGTTCCCTGAtttctggttctttaaaaaaagaaagagaaggttcAGTTATATGAATAAACTTAGGAAGTGCCTGAACTACCAAAGATAAATTCTGATGCTCATGCTCATTAGGGTTTGGATGTGACAATGATGTTTTTCTTCTATTCCAAAATTTGTTTTTCCCCCTAGCTTTAAAGCCCAAATTTGCAGAATCTACAGAAATTTCAGAACTTTCCCATAATTTTGTTATGGTAAATCTTGAGGTAAGAGTTCGAGAGTTTTTCCTTTCTGCTATGATTTTAAGACTTTGCTGTTTTAGAGTCAACATCATCAAAGGCATAAAAGCGTATTTAGTAGAGCTGAATACCtgtgtgtatttgtttttctcttgacCTGTTATGCTGAGGCTCGCATCATTTATGTTAGAAAGCCACCCATCATCCACttgtgggaggaagaaagagaggagagattgGATCAAATGACTCAATTTTAAGGTTCCTTCATCTTTAGTCTGTGATTagacatattttacatatttgtatAGCTGAACTAAAGGTATAGTCACACATGCAGGACATAActaccccacccacccacacccctCTCACCCCCCCACAAAATATGCTTTCCTGTTTCATCATGACATATCTTTTATGTATTTCACATAGACTGCAGATCTTGGAATCCCAGGTCACAGAATATCAGATCTTAGAGTTGGAAGGGATTTTTAGGCCACTGGtactatcctcattttataaaaagagCATCTTAGACCTGAAAAAATTGAGTGATTTGCTCAAGATcataagtaattttttaaaaaacaactactAAGGCCTAGTCATGCTGACTCTTAAGTCACGTCCTTCTCGAATGCTTTATGATGGTACTTCTA from Choloepus didactylus isolate mChoDid1 chromosome 2, mChoDid1.pri, whole genome shotgun sequence encodes the following:
- the KTI12 gene encoding protein KTI12 homolog → MRRGRKWPRPGRMPLVVFCGLPHSGRSRRAEELCGVLAAEGREVYIVDDAAVLGAEDATVYGDSAREKALRGALRAAVERRLNRHVVVILDSLNYIKGFRYELYCLARAARTPLCLVHCLRPGAQNRGHHQTGAEESEGRNVSVSWRPCAEEGGRPKVTGTGVFREPQAVVSEVNGRPRAEVPRKLEPEETWGPDFPALVAPESEKSAERVSSAFYPPELLEALKLRFEAPDSRNRWDRPLFTLVSLEEPLPLAEIRAALFENRAPPPHQSTQSQPLASGSFLHQLDQVTSQVLAGLLEAQKSAVPGDLLSLPGTTEHLRFTRPLTMAELSRLRRQFISYTKMHPNNENLPQLANMFLQYLSQSLQ